One segment of Castanea sativa cultivar Marrone di Chiusa Pesio chromosome 3, ASM4071231v1 DNA contains the following:
- the LOC142629578 gene encoding vignain-like: MNLGKFFLVALSLALLLVLVKCFDFKEEDLASEERLWELYEKWRSHHTASLDLNEKHKRFNVFKENVKHVHKVNKMNKPYKLKLNKFANMTNHEFSSSYAGSKVSHHRMFQGIRQVTGFMHEKIDNLPTSVDWRKQGAVTGVKDQGKCGSCWAFSTVVAVEGINQIKTKELVPLSEQELVDCDSKNNGCDGGLMENAFEFIKKTGGVTTENNYPYQARHKSCDSSKMNAPMVQIDGYENVPQNDENALMKAVANQPVSVAIDAGGKDFQFYSEGVFTGDCGTELNHGVAIVGYGTTLDGKKYWIVKNSWGPEWGEKGYIRMQRGVNAEEGLCGIAMEASYPVKLSSNNNKKTSLKDEL, translated from the exons ATGAATTTGGGGAAGTTTTTCTTGGTTGCTCTTTCATTAGCTCTACTTTTGGTGCTGGTCAAGTGCTTTGACTTCAAAGAGGAGGATTTGGCTTCCGAAGAGAGACTCTGGGAATTGTATGAGAAGTGGAGGAGCCATCACACTGCTTCTCTGGACCTCAACGAGAAGCATAAGCGTTTCAATGTGTTCAAGGAGAACGTGAAGCATGTTCACAAGGTGAACAAGATGAATAAGCCTTACAAGCTGAAACTGAATAAGTTTGCAAATATGACTAACCATGAATTTTCAAGTTCCTATGCCGGTTCAAAGGTTAGCCATCACAGGATGTTCCAAGGTATCCGACAAGTGACTGGCTTCATGCATGAGAAGATTGACAATCTTCCAACCTCTGTTGATTGGAGAAAACAAGGAGCAGTTACTGGTGTCAAGGACCAAGGAAAATGTG GTAGCTGCTGGGCATTTTCAACTGTAGTTGCAGTTGAGGGAAtcaaccaaatcaaaacaaaggagTTAGTCCCTCTGTCTGAGCAGGAGCTGGTTGATTGTGATTCTAAAAACAATGGTTGTGATGGAGGACTAATGGAAAATGCATTTGAGTTCATTAAGAAAACTGGTGGAGTAACAACGGAGAACAATTACCCCTACCAAGCCCGACACAAGTCTTGTGACTCATCCAAG ATGAATGCTCCTATGGTACAAATTGACGGTTATGAAAATGTTCcacaaaatgatgaaaatgcCTTGATGAAAGCTGTTGCAAACCAACCTGTATCAGTTGCAATTGATGCTGGTGGCAAGGATTTCCAGTTCTACTCAGAG GGAGTATTCACCGGAGATTGTGGCACAGAGCTGAATCATGGGGTGGCAATTGTGGGCTATGGAACAACTTTGGATGGTAAAAAATACTGGATAGTGAAGAACTCTTGGGGACCTGAATGGGGAGAGAAGGGTTACATAAGGATGCAACGTGGGGTTAATGCAGAAGAGGGACTGTGTGGTATAGCCATGGAGGCCTCTTACCCCGTAAAACTGTCctcaaacaacaacaagaagacCTCCCTCAAAGATGAACTGTAA
- the LOC142629647 gene encoding uncharacterized protein LOC142629647, translating to MVKLVHYCAMTLAAFAFYETMEKIHIWIALRQDEKEERKEKEVEIRRVQQKLLQESKQRDPLA from the exons atggtgAAATTGGTGCACTACTGCGCGATGACACTTGCAGCCTTCGCTTTCTATGAAACCATGGAAAAAATCCACATCTGGATCGCTCTCCGTCAAGATGAaaag GAAGAGAGAAAGGAGAAGGAAGTGGAGATCAGGAGAGTCCAGCAGAAGCTATTGCAAGAATCTAAACAGAGGGACCCTCTTGCGTGA